One Cryobacterium roopkundense genomic region harbors:
- a CDS encoding FtsK/SpoIIIE domain-containing protein — MRLKVTFARPDGRNDDIVVTTDAAASIADVAGAIARVDPRSQLAPGAAEQPLTLRTVTPGGTDWLLLPPDALIGEDWVGSGASVALADSATYYLSQDHGAAATLAVIDVLSGPDAGARIALGSGTTIVGRGAECDVVLSDKLVSKRHVRLEVAAGVDLVDLGSANGVVVDGGLVSKLRIEHTETVQIGDSRLRVTVVGTVAATGDDHRDGPIYFNRSPRVETRYAGQEFAAPEVPTEKDDQPFPWLAMVAPVVLGVSMWVIFDRPAALLFVLMSPMMLIGNFFMNRSKDKRHLKRAIGRFDVRLAALSAQLLSERTLEQSARLGESPSTADALAESLARGPLMWTRRPEHWSFLNVRLGVGTMRSRNTIDASLRGELLPEFQERLDAVMTEHATVEQVPLIDNLFDAGALGVAGGADACVGTVNSLLVQLTALHSPAELAVASLVTPRWSRELEWLKWLPHTSSPQSPLAGGHLADSASSAASVLAALEEVITQRQKSKKSARRGAMDQERAALERGEEVGSGKTGEGTQSPIPAIIVVISDDVDVDRARLVQLAENGADAGVYPIWVARNVAALPAVCRTSVAVDEHTGLATVSFVRLGEAIADVALESVDSATALHFARRQAPVIDAGALIADSSDLPRSVSMVTLLGHDLVDTHEAAIDRWRQNASIHDRTPGALQRSKRAGTLRAIVGSTGVHAMHLDLRTQGPHALVGGTTGAGKSEFLQAWVLGMAAEYSPDRVSFLFVDYKGGSAFADCVSLPHCVGLVTDLSPHLVRRALTSLRAELRHREHLLNHKKAKDLIELEKRGDPDSPPALVLVIDEFAALVSEVPEFVDGVVDIAQRGRSLGIHLIMATQRPAGVIKDNLRANTNLRVALRMADESDSNDVVGVKDAAHFDPGLPGRGIAKTGPGRLLQFQSGYAGGWTSREPEIAEIGIAELRFGGETAWEPPADPRAGQERELGQTDQQKLVEALVGAARSARIPAPRRPWLDELPLLADLDQILQGTDAALALGLADAPTEQQQRPVCFLPDIDGHLGIYGTGGSGKSVALRTLAIAAGNTSRGGPVAVYGLDFAAGSLRMLEPLPHVGSIITGDDTERIIRLFRLLKAELESRGNRFAEANASTIAEYRTLANRPSEPRILLLIDGFGAFREEWEVASGRSNWYDVFRSILSDGRQLGIHVVFTADRSGSLPSSVRSSVQRRVVLRLADDTGYNLLDVPGDILNAKSAPGRAIVDGLETQVAIWGGSAVAAEQAAAVRVLASTLEAQGVQSALPIGTLSRDYCADVLPDRVKTWPVLGLSDETLAPVGFEPRGTLLVSGPPASGRSTTLRAITHSLRRFDSGMVQYYIGNARSGLAGLPAWAGAATTIAEAVDLAKELTQAVTAETSGARIAIVVENLADFLQTPADAVIVELIKQVKRSDHFLVADGETASWNSSWPLFVEMKNSRRGLLLQPDTIEGDIILKTPLPRLNRAEFPSGRGMMVAGGRAVRVQLPFVE; from the coding sequence GTGCGGTTGAAAGTTACATTTGCCCGACCCGACGGCCGGAACGACGACATCGTCGTGACCACGGATGCCGCGGCCAGTATTGCCGATGTCGCCGGAGCGATCGCGCGGGTCGATCCGCGGTCGCAGCTCGCCCCGGGAGCGGCAGAGCAGCCGCTCACCCTGCGCACCGTCACGCCGGGCGGAACGGACTGGCTGCTGCTGCCGCCCGACGCCCTGATCGGGGAAGACTGGGTGGGTTCGGGCGCGAGCGTGGCCCTGGCCGATTCGGCCACCTACTACCTGTCTCAGGACCACGGTGCGGCCGCGACCCTTGCCGTCATCGACGTGCTGTCAGGTCCGGATGCCGGAGCTCGTATCGCTCTGGGCAGTGGCACGACCATCGTCGGCCGCGGTGCCGAATGCGACGTGGTGCTCAGCGACAAGCTCGTGTCCAAACGACACGTGCGCCTCGAAGTCGCTGCAGGCGTCGACCTCGTCGATCTTGGCTCGGCCAACGGCGTCGTCGTCGACGGCGGGCTGGTCTCAAAATTGCGAATCGAACACACCGAGACCGTGCAGATCGGTGACAGCCGCCTGCGCGTCACCGTCGTCGGCACGGTGGCGGCAACCGGAGACGACCATCGGGACGGCCCGATCTACTTCAACCGGTCACCGCGAGTGGAGACCCGGTACGCCGGCCAGGAATTCGCCGCCCCCGAAGTGCCGACCGAGAAAGACGATCAACCGTTTCCGTGGCTGGCCATGGTGGCCCCCGTTGTGCTCGGGGTGAGCATGTGGGTGATCTTCGACCGCCCGGCAGCCCTTCTCTTCGTGCTCATGTCGCCGATGATGCTCATCGGCAACTTCTTCATGAATCGCTCGAAAGACAAGCGGCACCTCAAGCGCGCGATTGGGCGCTTCGACGTGCGCCTTGCCGCACTGAGCGCCCAGTTGCTCTCGGAGCGCACGCTCGAGCAGAGCGCCCGCCTGGGCGAGTCGCCCTCCACAGCGGATGCCCTCGCCGAGTCACTCGCTCGCGGTCCTCTTATGTGGACACGCCGACCTGAACACTGGTCCTTTCTCAACGTGCGTCTCGGCGTCGGCACGATGCGCTCCCGCAATACGATCGATGCGTCGCTCCGCGGGGAGCTGCTCCCCGAATTCCAGGAGCGCCTCGACGCCGTCATGACCGAGCACGCCACGGTGGAGCAGGTTCCGCTGATCGACAACCTGTTCGACGCGGGTGCGCTCGGCGTCGCCGGCGGTGCCGACGCCTGCGTGGGAACGGTCAACTCGCTCCTCGTGCAGCTCACCGCCCTGCATTCCCCTGCCGAACTGGCCGTCGCCTCGCTGGTGACTCCGCGTTGGTCGAGGGAGCTGGAGTGGCTCAAATGGCTGCCGCACACCTCGTCGCCCCAGAGCCCCCTTGCCGGTGGCCACCTGGCAGACAGCGCGTCGAGCGCGGCGTCCGTTCTCGCTGCCCTCGAAGAGGTCATCACGCAGCGCCAGAAGTCGAAGAAGTCGGCGCGGCGCGGCGCCATGGATCAGGAGCGAGCCGCCCTCGAACGCGGCGAAGAGGTCGGCTCGGGAAAGACCGGGGAGGGCACGCAATCGCCGATACCGGCGATCATCGTGGTCATCTCGGACGACGTGGACGTCGACCGCGCCCGTCTCGTGCAGCTCGCCGAAAACGGCGCAGACGCCGGCGTCTACCCCATCTGGGTGGCCCGAAACGTGGCGGCCCTGCCCGCCGTCTGTCGTACCTCCGTCGCCGTCGACGAGCACACCGGGCTCGCCACGGTGTCGTTCGTTCGCCTCGGCGAGGCCATCGCGGATGTGGCGCTCGAGTCGGTCGACTCGGCCACTGCACTGCACTTCGCCCGCCGTCAGGCGCCGGTGATCGACGCCGGCGCACTCATCGCCGACTCGAGCGACCTGCCCCGATCGGTGTCGATGGTGACTTTGCTCGGCCACGACCTGGTCGACACTCACGAGGCCGCCATCGACCGGTGGCGGCAGAACGCTTCCATCCACGATCGCACGCCCGGTGCGCTGCAGCGCTCCAAACGGGCAGGAACCCTGCGTGCCATCGTCGGTTCCACCGGGGTGCACGCCATGCATCTCGACCTGCGAACCCAGGGTCCACACGCGCTCGTCGGCGGCACGACCGGTGCCGGCAAGAGCGAGTTCCTGCAGGCCTGGGTGCTGGGCATGGCCGCCGAGTACAGCCCCGACCGGGTGTCTTTTCTCTTCGTCGACTACAAGGGCGGCTCGGCATTCGCCGACTGCGTCTCGCTGCCGCACTGCGTGGGGCTGGTCACGGACCTGAGCCCCCACCTCGTGCGCCGGGCGCTCACGAGCCTGCGTGCCGAGCTGCGCCACCGCGAGCACCTCCTCAACCACAAGAAGGCCAAAGACCTCATCGAACTCGAGAAACGAGGCGACCCCGACAGCCCGCCCGCTCTCGTGCTGGTGATCGACGAGTTCGCCGCCCTCGTGAGCGAGGTGCCGGAATTTGTCGACGGCGTCGTCGACATCGCCCAGCGCGGGCGGTCGCTCGGAATCCACCTGATCATGGCCACCCAGCGCCCGGCGGGCGTGATCAAGGACAACCTGCGCGCGAACACCAACCTGCGGGTGGCACTGCGTATGGCCGACGAATCCGACAGCAACGACGTCGTCGGCGTGAAGGACGCAGCGCACTTCGATCCTGGCCTGCCCGGGCGCGGCATCGCGAAGACCGGCCCCGGCCGGCTCCTGCAGTTCCAGTCCGGCTATGCCGGCGGGTGGACCTCCCGCGAACCCGAAATCGCCGAGATCGGCATCGCTGAGCTTCGCTTCGGTGGCGAAACCGCGTGGGAGCCGCCGGCCGACCCTCGGGCAGGGCAGGAACGCGAGCTCGGTCAGACCGATCAACAGAAACTCGTTGAGGCCCTCGTCGGTGCGGCCCGATCGGCGCGGATTCCCGCGCCGCGGCGGCCCTGGCTCGACGAGCTGCCGCTGCTGGCGGACCTGGATCAGATTCTGCAGGGAACGGATGCCGCGCTGGCGCTCGGGCTCGCCGACGCGCCCACCGAGCAGCAACAGCGCCCGGTGTGCTTTCTGCCCGACATCGACGGCCACCTCGGCATCTACGGCACGGGTGGCTCCGGCAAGAGCGTCGCGCTGCGCACCCTCGCGATCGCCGCGGGGAACACGAGCCGCGGGGGGCCTGTCGCGGTGTACGGGCTCGACTTCGCCGCCGGCAGCCTGCGCATGCTCGAACCTCTTCCCCATGTCGGCAGCATCATCACCGGGGACGACACCGAGCGCATCATCCGACTCTTCCGGCTGCTCAAGGCTGAACTCGAATCACGCGGCAACCGTTTTGCCGAGGCGAACGCGTCGACGATCGCCGAATACCGCACCCTCGCCAACCGACCGAGCGAACCGCGCATCCTGCTTCTCATCGATGGCTTCGGGGCGTTCCGTGAAGAGTGGGAAGTGGCGAGCGGACGATCCAACTGGTACGACGTGTTTCGCAGCATCCTCTCCGACGGCCGTCAACTGGGCATCCACGTCGTGTTCACCGCCGACCGATCCGGGTCTCTGCCGAGCTCGGTGCGCTCGAGCGTGCAGCGACGTGTTGTGCTGAGGCTCGCCGACGACACGGGCTATAACCTGCTCGACGTGCCGGGAGACATCCTGAACGCCAAATCCGCTCCCGGGCGTGCGATCGTGGACGGGCTCGAAACCCAGGTAGCGATTTGGGGCGGTTCCGCGGTGGCGGCGGAGCAGGCCGCCGCGGTACGCGTGCTCGCCAGCACCCTCGAGGCGCAGGGCGTGCAGTCGGCCCTGCCGATCGGCACCCTGTCCCGTGACTACTGCGCGGATGTGCTGCCGGACCGTGTGAAAACCTGGCCCGTTCTGGGGTTGAGCGATGAAACGCTGGCTCCGGTCGGTTTCGAGCCGCGCGGAACTCTGCTGGTTTCCGGTCCGCCGGCCAGCGGGCGCAGCACCACCCTGCGCGCGATCACGCACTCTCTGCGGCGGTTCGACTCCGGCATGGTGCAGTATTACATCGGCAATGCTCGCTCGGGTCTCGCCGGGCTGCCCGCCTGGGCGGGGGCCGCGACGACGATCGCCGAAGCCGTCGATCTGGCGAAGGAACTCACCCAGGCCGTGACGGCCGAGACGTCGGGTGCTCGCATCGCCATCGTGGTGGAAAACCTTGCAGACTTCCTTCAGACTCCGGCGGATGCCGTGATCGTGGAGCTGATCAAGCAGGTCAAGCGCAGCGACCACTTTCTGGTGGCTGACGGCGAGACCGCGTCCTGGAATTCTTCCTGGCCGCTGTTCGTCGAGATGAAGAACAGCCGGCGCGGTCTGTTGCTGCAACCCGACACCATCGAGGGGGACATTATTCTCAAGACCCCGCTACCGCGGCTCAACCGGGCGGAGTTCCCTTCCGGCCGCGGCATGATGGTGGCCGGGGGCCGGGCTGTGCGCGTGCAGCTGCCGTTCGTCGAGTAG
- a CDS encoding protein kinase domain-containing protein produces the protein MGRRLPSAPPVLSGYTYVRPLGTGGFADVFLFEQNMPRRSVAVKVLLQDIVDDDVLRAFNAEADVMARLSSHPSILTVYAASISADGRPYLVMEYCPGSFSPRERTVPLAVSTALAVAIKIACALETAHRSRVLHRDIKPSNILSTTYGGPVLGDFGIAASLSGGARNEIFAMSLPWSAPEVVDESTTGTIATEVWSFGATLYSLLADRAPFETVDGSSGSRAQLTHRITRAKYTSIGRADVPASLEVCLARMMSRDPNARQSSLLECAYDLQRVQREMGVPLTALEVADAALAAAAAPVDFDNREARGVVISDVVLPTLRPGTRRSAQRPRSQTRESTGLREERRPSGRRSLLTLGLLLAGAVIVGVVATLLVVVVVGQA, from the coding sequence GTGGGCAGGCGTCTCCCTTCCGCGCCGCCCGTCTTGTCGGGCTACACCTACGTTCGTCCCCTCGGTACCGGCGGGTTCGCCGACGTCTTCCTGTTCGAACAGAACATGCCGCGCCGCTCGGTGGCCGTGAAGGTGCTGCTGCAGGACATCGTCGACGACGACGTGCTGCGCGCCTTCAACGCCGAAGCGGATGTCATGGCCCGGCTCAGCTCGCATCCGTCGATTCTCACGGTCTATGCGGCGAGCATCTCGGCCGATGGCCGGCCCTACCTGGTGATGGAATACTGCCCGGGTTCGTTCTCCCCGCGCGAGCGCACGGTGCCCCTCGCCGTCTCGACGGCGCTCGCCGTGGCCATCAAGATCGCCTGCGCGCTCGAGACCGCGCACCGCTCCAGGGTGCTGCACCGCGACATCAAGCCGTCCAACATTCTCTCCACCACCTACGGCGGCCCGGTGCTCGGCGACTTCGGCATCGCCGCGTCGCTGTCCGGGGGAGCCCGCAACGAGATCTTCGCCATGTCGCTTCCGTGGAGCGCCCCTGAGGTCGTCGACGAGAGCACCACCGGCACGATCGCCACCGAAGTCTGGTCGTTCGGTGCCACGCTCTACTCCCTGCTCGCCGACCGCGCCCCGTTCGAGACCGTCGACGGTTCCTCCGGCTCCAGGGCCCAGCTCACGCACCGCATCACCCGCGCGAAGTACACGAGCATCGGGCGAGCGGATGTGCCAGCCTCCCTCGAGGTGTGCCTCGCGCGCATGATGAGCCGCGACCCCAACGCCCGCCAGTCGAGCCTGCTCGAATGCGCGTATGACCTGCAGCGCGTGCAGCGCGAGATGGGCGTGCCGCTGACCGCACTCGAAGTGGCGGATGCGGCGTTGGCCGCTGCGGCAGCGCCGGTCGACTTCGACAATCGGGAGGCGCGCGGCGTCGTGATCTCCGATGTGGTGCTCCCCACCCTGCGCCCGGGAACGCGTCGGAGCGCGCAGCGCCCACGGTCCCAGACGCGTGAGAGCACGGGACTGCGGGAGGAACGACGGCCGAGCGGCCGCCGTTCGTTGCTGACTCTCGGCCTGCTGCTCGCCGGCGCCGTGATCGTGGGAGTGGTCGCCACCCTCCTCGTGGTCGTCGTCGTGGGGCAGGCCTAG
- a CDS encoding WXG100 family type VII secretion target produces MANLNVTYSDMTDAAGRLSSGKEDLVTKLTELQTLVNNLVGSGFVTDSASGAFQTSYDAFTQGTTLAVNGIDGMSQFLMAAADALGNIDTELGNAIRG; encoded by the coding sequence ATGGCAAATCTCAACGTTACGTATTCCGATATGACCGATGCTGCGGGCCGACTCAGCTCCGGCAAGGAAGACTTGGTCACCAAACTGACCGAGCTGCAGACGCTCGTGAACAACCTGGTCGGCTCGGGCTTCGTGACCGATTCCGCGTCGGGCGCCTTCCAGACGTCGTATGACGCGTTCACGCAGGGCACGACCCTCGCCGTCAACGGCATCGACGGCATGAGCCAGTTCCTCATGGCAGCCGCCGACGCCCTCGGCAACATCGACACCGAACTCGGCAACGCCATCCGCGGCTAA